A segment of the Cricetulus griseus strain 17A/GY chromosome 6, alternate assembly CriGri-PICRH-1.0, whole genome shotgun sequence genome:
AGCTACCCTAAGATCTTACCCACTTGgtcagagaagggagaagagggaagatgcTCCTTTTTTGGACTCTTGGGCCTTGAACAGAGGCAGTGGCCTCATTTGGGACcttcccacccccagtccacctgTCTGTCGCAAGGACCTACACAGATCCATTTGTCCCCAGAGATCCTGAAGACAGTTGAGTCTCCAGTGAGAGAAATTGTGATGAAATCACTTTAATGTCCTAAGGAGCTACCCCAAGACACTGGTAGATGGGCTTGGTGGgcaaataaatgttcaaaatcaACCCTGACACCCCATGTCTACTCAGTAGTATTCATACACGTTAGGCTGACAAGGCTGAACAAGGGACAGCCTTGGAATGGGCTGAACCCTCTTCCAGGTTCAAGTGTCAGGGTGCCAGCCGTCTTTCTGCCAACGCAGTTTGGAGTTGGTCCCAGGGCTCTGTCCACAATATAGGCAGGGCTGCTAAAACTCTGTCATCTTCCTGTGGGTATCTGCCTTCCGCTGCTCCCTCTGTAGGCCAGCTTCTTGAGCACGCAGCTGACCCAGTTTCCGCTGGGCTCCCTCCAGCTTCTCCTGCAGATGGGCTGTTGCCATGCTGTGCCTAGGGAGAGCCTGCTGGTCAGCATTATCTCCTGGCTCCCCACTACCAGGCCCCCAGATGCTGTGGCCAATGCCCATTCTCCAATATTCAGACCACTTCAGACTCAGGGGCTACTGAGATCGGTGACCTTTAGCAGGTACCCTGCGGGCACAGCCACTGGAGCCCATACTGCCTCAGCTGGACCCCACACATACCGGCCAGCATTCCGGGTTAGGGCCTCCTGGATGCCCCGGATGTCCCGTTGGGTCCGCTCAATCTTCTCCTCAGTCTGGAAGAGCTGCAGACTCAGAGCCTGCTTGGCACTTTTGCTGGCATGATACATGTCCTTGTTCCTTTTCCCTGGAGTGTCCACCCCAGCATCTGGGGTCTCAGGCGCCTGGCTTTGCAGTTTTTCATTCAGAAAGTCAAACACATTCCGAGGGGGTGGGCGGCCCTCGGGTCTACCACCACTCCTCCGACATCTTGGAGGCCTATTGGTCCCAGCCTGGCCTCCCTTTGTCTTCTTCTGTAGTATCTCTGTGCACTGGTCCAGTGATTTCCCTCTAGGCAACACTACGGCATGGATGGGCTCCACTCGGCCTTCTGCATGCCGACCCAAACCTGGGAAAGACAGGGCCTTGTGCTGCCTCTGCCAGACTCTTAGGCTATCATGAGGCAACCCTCCCATCTCAGGGCAGCACACACTCACCCTTGCCAAACTCATAGCCCATCTTGACTAGGAGTTTGGAGCCAATGCCTCGTGTATGTACCTCCCAACCAGCAAAGGCAGAACTGCAGGTTCCGGTGTCCACGGTGTTTGGTTCCACCACTGCAGGAGACAGAGGACTCCAAGTAGTGGGTTCTAGCCAACACTACCCAAGAACTCAGGCCCTAGGTAGGGCCTGATCTCCTGGATTTCTGGTCCCCTCAGGTTCCCCAAACATGCTGTGGGCACTCCTGGCAACTCTACCTTGAGAGATAGCTGTGTGGTAACCAACTTGACTGCTTTAGCTTACTATCTGCCACCATGGATAGGAGCTCAGAAACTACCAACTCACATCACAGGTTCCCTGATACTCCTTCCTGTCTTCATCCTAACCAATCTCTCAGGAGGATTATATATTACCTAATTTCCTGAACTCTCTATTTTACCTAGACACATTTTCCATCTGCAGAGATCTCTTCTCCCCTACCTACCAGGCACCCAAGCTCTAAATCTGGGAAGCCATCTGAAGAAGCCAACCTTTCCTATGTTCTACATTCAGTTACTTCCTGTGACTCCTTGGCAGACCTAGCACCAACATTCCATTCTGACAGTGAGGTGCTATCTTGCTTCAGGGAGTTCTGACTCTTACATATGATTGTTGTGTCTGTTTCTTAAAGGCAAAAGCTAGGTCTTAGGTCTTACCCAGGCCCATCACACACACTCTGGTCCTTTGGGCCCTCTCCTGTAGATTACTGTGCTAAGCTTCTCACCACATCACTTGTTCTACAATTATCCTGACAGCTGGGTGCCTGTCTAGGTCTATTCCCTGACCAGCCTGGCTTCTGGGTACTGATTTCTGCCATACCTCTGGCATAGCTGGAGTCACTTGCATCACCACTGTCTGAGTCAGATGACTCTGTAGCCTCTGTGCGCAGAGGAGGCAGGATGCTGTCTCCCTCTACCACAGCCTCCTTCAGCAGCAGTGAGTCAAATTTAACAGTATAGTAGCCATTGTCCACATCTAGGGTGACAGAGACAGGCTGTAGGTTAGCAGCAACCAGTTAGGAGCAaaatgagagacaggaagggagggggcTTGGGGCAAAGACAGACTTGCTCCTCTTGGGCCCAGATGACGTCAAAGCTCAACCCAGAGGAGGTAGAGAATggctttaaggaaaaaaaaaaaaggatgtttcAAAAAGGGTCCCACCAGGTAGGCCCTTGTAGGCAATCTCACCGGTGATCCGTGCTGGGTGCCAAAGGCCATCCTGGTGCTTGGCCAGACAAGCAGAGCCAGTCTGCAGTAAGCTCAAGTCTGGATCCTGGAAAGGGCGCAGCTCATCCACAGAGACCACCTGCCCATGGGAGAACCTGTAGATGTAACCACAGGAGGCAGTGGCTTAGACATGGCCCACTAGGAGCATGTAAGCCCAGAATCACAGAGACCATCAACAGGGCACTGCCTATAATGGAGTGAAATTCAAGAACCCAAGACAGGCACACCAGCAAAAACATCTACACTTTCATACCTATGGGTTTATGGACacatttctctctcacacacatacattcatatactCTCACTCACATGTAAATACACAGGCATTCTCATACCCTCacgcatatacatgcacatatacttaTGCACATATACACCTGCATATCCATATATACaacatctctctcacacatacatgcacatactacCATATAGCTATGCACACtaaacacacacgtacacatacatataaatgcacagaatgcactcacacacatatatatatactctaaaatacacacacacacacacacacacacacagaggaattttCTGTTAGGACACACAGGGCTagtttggggagatggcttgtGTTTCTATCAGCTTTCTAGGTTATGTGACAATGTAGCAGAGCACCATGTGACTGTAGCTCATTACCTCTCAGCAAACGTGATGCCCGTGACACTTATATTCAAGGCAGATGTGTTAGAAACTGA
Coding sequences within it:
- the Zgpat gene encoding zinc finger CCCH-type with G patch domain-containing protein isoform X2, coding for MDEDNLETALQTYRAQLGQVELALGAGLDASELADLRQLQGDLKELIELTEASLLSVRKSKLLATVDLEHQAEEDAEYLAFQKAVAEEGEAPVAPVDDSETVPGSVVRPGPTSPAQEEDEEDPDQEELSGAKVNAPYHSAWGTLEYHNAMVVGTEEAEDGSACVRVLYLYPTHKSLKPCPFFLEGKCRFKENCRFSHGQVVSVDELRPFQDPDLSLLQTGSACLAKHQDGLWHPARITDVDNGYYTVKFDSLLLKEAVVEGDSILPPLRTEATESSDSDSGDASDSSYARVVEPNTVDTGTCSSAFAGWEVHTRGIGSKLLVKMGYEFGKGLGRHAEGRVEPIHAVVLPRGKSLDQCTEILQKKTKGGQAGTNRPPRCRRSGGRPEGRPPPRNVFDFLNEKLQSQAPETPDAGVDTPGKRNKDMYHASKSAKQALSLQLFQTEEKIERTQRDIRGIQEALTRNAGRHSMATAHLQEKLEGAQRKLGQLRAQEAGLQREQRKADTHRKMTEF
- the Zgpat gene encoding zinc finger CCCH-type with G patch domain-containing protein isoform X3 codes for the protein MDEDNLETALQTYRAQLGQVELALGAGLDASELADLRQLQGDLKELIELTEASLLSVRKSKLLATVDLEHQAEEDAEYLAFQKAVAEEGEAPVAPVDDSETVPGSVVRPGPTSPAQEEDEEDPDQEELSGAKVNAPYHSAWGTLEYHNAMVVGTEEAEDGSACVRVLYLYPTHKSLKPCPFFLEGKCRFKENCRFSHGQVVSVDELRPFQDPDLSLLQTGSACLAKHQDGLWHPARITVVEPNTVDTGTCSSAFAGWEVHTRGIGSKLLVKMGYEFGKGLGRHAEGRVEPIHAVVLPRGKSLDQCTEILQKKTKGGQAGTNRPPRCRRSGGRPEGRPPPRNVFDFLNEKLQSQAPETPDAGVDTPGKRNKDMYHASKSAKQALSLQLFQTEEKIERTQRDIRGIQEALTRNAGRHSMATAHLQEKLEGAQRKLGQLRAQEAGLQREQRKADTHRKMTEF